Part of the Cereibacter sphaeroides 2.4.1 genome, CGCGAGTTCGACGCGGCCGCCGGCCGCTATGTCGAAGTGGCGAAGTTCGTGCCCGGCGAAGGCGAGGCGCCCGAGGCCTATGCGGAGGCGGCCGAGGAGGGCGACCTGCGCTGGCGCGTGACGCTTGCCGAAGGGGTGACGAGCTGGCAGGTGGTCGAGAGCCTGCGCAGGGCCGAGTTCCTTCAGGGCGAGATCAAGGAGGTTCCCCCCGAAGGATCGCTCGCCCCCGACAGCTACGAGGTGGCCCGCGGCGACGACCGGGCGGCGCTTCTGGCGCAGATGCAGGACCGTCAGGCCCGCATCATCGCCGAACTCTGGGCCGCGCGTTCGGCGGATGTGCCCTATGCCACGCCGGAAGAGGCGATGGTCATGGCGAGCATCGTCGAGAAGGAGACCGGCATCGCGAGCGAGCGGCCGCAGGTGGCGAGCGTCTTCGTCAACCGCCTGGCCCAGGGGATGCGGCTGCAGACCGACCCCACGGTGATCTACGGCCTGACCGAGGGCAAGGGCGTGCTGGGGCGCGGCCTGCGCCAGAGCGAGCTGCGCCGCCGGACCGATTACAACACCTATGTGATCGACGGGCTGCCGCCCACGCCCATCGCCAACCCGGGGCGGCTCTCGATCGAGGCGGCGCTCAACCCGGCCGAGACCGACTATCTCTATTTCGTGGCCGATGGCAGCGGCGGGCACGCCTTCGCCACCACGCTGGCCGAGCACAACCGCAACGTGGCCGCGTGGCGCAAGATCGAGGCCGAGCGCGGGATGCCTCCGCCGGTGGGCATCCAGGGCGAGTGACGGCCGGACAATCCTTACCGAAAGGTTAAGGGGTCGTCCGCCAAGCCATTGAGGACACTGGATTTTCCGCTTGACCTGGCGGGCGGTCCGATGTATCCCTTGTGACAGGATGGAAGAGGTGGGCAAGCGGCACGGGGCAACCCGGGGCCGCTTTTCCTTTGTCCGGCCGAGCCTCGGGAGGCGAAAGCAGCAGCGCATGACGATCGTCGACAAAGCCCCGCCAGTGGACCTGCTGGCGGAGACGGAGAAGCTTTACCGCGAGGCGGCCGAGGATCTGGTCCGCGCGCGACGGAAGCTGTCGGAAGGCCGTGCCGAGGAAGTCCGGGCCGCCGTGCAGGCGGTGAAGGACCTCAAGGCCGCGCTTCAACTGGTGATGGATGAAAGGGCGAGGGTTGAAAAGCTACGCAGAACCGCGGGCGGCATCGTGCATGACTACGCCCTCGACTTCGACGCGGCCCGACGTGAGATCGGGCGCCGGCTGGCTCGCCTCCGCGACGCCGGACAAGGTGGATGAGTTTCTGGGTCAACTGAGCGCGAATGCGTTGCTCGCGCTGCCCTGGATGTTCGAGTTCTGGGCGCTGCCGCACCAGCTTCCGCCCGAAGGGGTCTGGAAGAGCTGGGTGGTGATGGGCGGCCGCGGCGCGGGCAAGACCCGGGCGGGCGCGGAATGGGTGCGGGCCGAGGTCGAGGGCGCGCGTCCCGGCGATCCGGGGCGGTCGCGCCATGTGGCGCTGGTGGGCGAGACGATCGATCAGGCGCGCGAGGTGATGGTCTTCGGCGAGAGCGGGATCCTCGCCTGCTCGCCGCCCGACCGGCGGCCCGAATGGGAGGCGGGGCGCAGGCGGCTCGTCTGGCCGAACGGGGCGGTGGCGCAGATCTTCTCGGCCCACGACCCCGAGAGCCTTCGGGGGCCGCAGTTCGATGCGGCCTGGGCCGACGAACTGGCGAAGTGGGGCCGGGCCGAGGAGGCCTGGGACATGCTGCAGTTCTCGCTGCGGCTGGGCGATCAGCCGCGGCAGGTGGTGACGACGACGCCGCGCAACGTGCCGGTCTTGCGCCATATCCTCGACAATCCCTCGACGGTGATGACCCATGCGCCGACGGAGGCGAACCGGGCCTATCTCGCCCGGTCGTTTCTGGCCGAGGTCCATGCCCGCTACGACGGCACGCGGCTCGGGCGGCAGGAGCTGGAGGGGCTGCTGCTGGAGGATGTGGAGGGCGCGCTCTGGACCACGGCGCGGATCGAGGCCTCGAGGCTGGAGGAGCCGGGGCCGCTCGACCGGATCGTGGTGGCGGTGGACCCGCCGGTGACGGGGACCGAGGCGTCGGACGAATGCGGCATCCTCGTCGTGGGCGCGCGGACGGCCGGCCCGCCGCAGGACTGGCGGGCGGTGGTGCTGGAGGATGCCTCGGTGAGCGCCGCGAGCCCGGATCGCTGGGCACGGGCGGCGCTCGAGGCGCTGGCGCGTCACGGGGCCGACCGGCTGGTGGCGGAGGTCAATCAGGGCGGCGATCTGGTCGAGGCGGTGATCCGGCAGATCGACCCGCTGGTGCCGTTCCGGGCGGTGCATGCCTCGCGCGGGAAGGCCGCCCGGGCCGAGCCGGTGGCCGCGCTCTACGAGCAGGGGCGGGTGCGCCATCTGCGGGGCCTGGGCGAGCTCGAAGAGCAGATGTGCCGGATGACGCTGCGCGGCTACGAGGGCCGCGGCTCGCCCGACCGGGTCGATGCGCTGGTCTGGGCGGTGACGGAGCTGATGATCGAGCCGGCGCGCGCCTGGGTCTATCCGAGGCTGCGCCGGCTCTAGATCCGGCCCCGCAGGCGACGCGAGCCGCGCCCGGCAGGGGCGCATGTCCGCGCGACAATGGAGTTCTTGCTGATGCTGTTCGACTTCCTGAGGAAACCGGCACGCGCCCCGACGCCCGAGCGCAAGGCCTCGGCCACGGGGCCGGTGGTGGGCTGGAGCACGGGGCGCGTGGCCTGGAGCGCGCGGGACATGGTGTCGCTGACCCGGAACGGGTTTCTGGGCAATCCGATCGCCTTCCGGTCGGTCAAGCTGATCTCGGAGGCGGCGGCCGCGCTGCCTCTGGTTCTGCAGGATGCGGGGCGGCGCTACGAGAGCCACCCGATGCTGGATCTGATCGCGCGGCCGAACCCGTTGCAGGGGCGGGCCGAGCTGCTCGAGGCGCTCTATGCGCAGCTTCTGCTGACGGGGAACGCCTATCTCGAGGCGGTGGCCGGATCGGCGCGGCTGCCGGGAGAGCTGCATCTCCTGCGCTCGGACCGGATGAGCCTCGTGCCGGGGCCGGACGGGTGGCCGGTGGCCTACGATTATGCGGTGGGCGGGCGGCGCATCCGCTTCGACATGACGGCGGCGCGCCTGCCGATCTGCCATATCCGCACCTTCCATCCGCAGGACGATCATTACGGCTTCTCGCCGCTGCAGGCGGCGGCCGTGGCGCTCGACGTGCATGTGGCGGCCTCGGCCTGGTCGAAGGCCTTGCTCGACAATGCCGCCCGGCCCTCGGGGGCCATCGTCTATCGCGGCTCGGACGGGCAGGGAACCCTGTCCTCGGATCAGTATGACCGGCTGGTGGGCGAGATCGAGGCCAACCATCAGGGCGCGCGCAATGCGGGGCGGCCGATGCTGCTGGAGGGCGGGCTCGACTGGAAGCCGATGGGCTTCTCGCCCTCCGACATGGAGTTTCACACCACCAAGGAGGCCGCGGCGCGCGAGATCGCCATCGCCTTCGGCGTGCCGCCGATGCTGCTCGGCATCCCCGGCGAGGCGACCTATGCCAATTATCAGGAGGCGCACCGGGCCTTCTACCGGCTGACGGTGCTGCCGCTGGCGGCGAAGGTCACGGCCACGTTGTCGCACTGGCTCGGCAGTTTCAGCGGCGAGGCGGTGGAGCTGCGGCCCGACCTCGATCAGGTGCCGGCGCTGG contains:
- a CDS encoding DNA-packaging protein, which translates into the protein MDEFLGQLSANALLALPWMFEFWALPHQLPPEGVWKSWVVMGGRGAGKTRAGAEWVRAEVEGARPGDPGRSRHVALVGETIDQAREVMVFGESGILACSPPDRRPEWEAGRRRLVWPNGAVAQIFSAHDPESLRGPQFDAAWADELAKWGRAEEAWDMLQFSLRLGDQPRQVVTTTPRNVPVLRHILDNPSTVMTHAPTEANRAYLARSFLAEVHARYDGTRLGRQELEGLLLEDVEGALWTTARIEASRLEEPGPLDRIVVAVDPPVTGTEASDECGILVVGARTAGPPQDWRAVVLEDASVSAASPDRWARAALEALARHGADRLVAEVNQGGDLVEAVIRQIDPLVPFRAVHASRGKAARAEPVAALYEQGRVRHLRGLGELEEQMCRMTLRGYEGRGSPDRVDALVWAVTELMIEPARAWVYPRLRRL
- a CDS encoding phage portal protein; this encodes MLFDFLRKPARAPTPERKASATGPVVGWSTGRVAWSARDMVSLTRNGFLGNPIAFRSVKLISEAAAALPLVLQDAGRRYESHPMLDLIARPNPLQGRAELLEALYAQLLLTGNAYLEAVAGSARLPGELHLLRSDRMSLVPGPDGWPVAYDYAVGGRRIRFDMTAARLPICHIRTFHPQDDHYGFSPLQAAAVALDVHVAASAWSKALLDNAARPSGAIVYRGSDGQGTLSSDQYDRLVGEIEANHQGARNAGRPMLLEGGLDWKPMGFSPSDMEFHTTKEAAAREIAIAFGVPPMLLGIPGEATYANYQEAHRAFYRLTVLPLAAKVTATLSHWLGSFSGEAVELRPDLDQVPALAAERDQQWARVAAADFLTEAEKRTLLGLPRIAKEE
- the mltG gene encoding endolytic transglycosylase MltG, with product MWRSVASNALTLFIVVLVAAAGLLAWGRQEYTGPGPLAEAVCLRVERGDSLSVVSRRLEEQGAVSDARIFRIGADYSDQAAGLKFGSYLLPPRASMGDILDILTAGGQSTCGREVNYRIGVVAAEIILREFDAAAGRYVEVAKFVPGEGEAPEAYAEAAEEGDLRWRVTLAEGVTSWQVVESLRRAEFLQGEIKEVPPEGSLAPDSYEVARGDDRAALLAQMQDRQARIIAELWAARSADVPYATPEEAMVMASIVEKETGIASERPQVASVFVNRLAQGMRLQTDPTVIYGLTEGKGVLGRGLRQSELRRRTDYNTYVIDGLPPTPIANPGRLSIEAALNPAETDYLYFVADGSGGHAFATTLAEHNRNVAAWRKIEAERGMPPPVGIQGE